In Bacillus cytotoxicus NVH 391-98, the following are encoded in one genomic region:
- a CDS encoding aminotransferase class I/II-fold pyridoxal phosphate-dependent enzyme: MSQYKTPLFTALVEHSKRNPIQFHIPGHKKGQGMDPVFREFIGHNALAIDLINIAPLDDLHHPKGMIKEAQDLAAAAFGADHTFFSVQGTSGAIMTMVMSVCGPGDKILVPRNVHKSVMSAIIFSGAKPIFIHPEIDAKLGISHGITIHSVKKALDEHPDAKGLLVINPTYFGFAADLQQIVELAHSYEIPVLVDEAHGVHIHFHDELPMSAMQAGADMAATSVHKLGGSLTQSSILNVKEGLVNVKHVQSIISMLTTTSTSYILLASLDVARKRLATEGRELITKTIELAERVRSAVNHIEHLYCPGKEMLGTDATFRYDPTKLIISVKDLGITGHEAELWLRQHYNIEVELSDLYNILCLITLGDTEDETNVLIAALQELATTFKHRADKGVQVQVEIPEIPVLALSPRDAFYSETEVIPFENAAGRIIADFVMVYPPGIPIFTPGEIITQENLDYIQKNLEAGLPVQGPEDMTLQTLRVIKEFKPIS, from the coding sequence TTGTCCCAATACAAAACACCATTGTTTACCGCTTTAGTAGAGCACAGTAAGCGAAATCCAATTCAATTTCATATTCCTGGTCATAAGAAAGGCCAAGGAATGGATCCTGTATTTCGTGAATTTATTGGGCATAATGCATTAGCAATTGACTTAATTAACATTGCACCGCTTGATGATTTACATCATCCAAAAGGTATGATTAAAGAAGCACAAGATTTAGCAGCAGCAGCGTTCGGTGCAGATCATACGTTTTTTTCCGTTCAAGGTACAAGCGGAGCAATTATGACAATGGTGATGAGCGTATGTGGTCCCGGAGATAAAATTCTTGTACCACGAAACGTTCATAAATCTGTAATGTCAGCCATTATTTTCTCAGGTGCAAAACCAATTTTCATTCATCCTGAAATTGATGCGAAACTTGGTATTTCACATGGTATTACCATACATTCTGTAAAAAAAGCACTCGATGAACATCCCGATGCGAAAGGATTGCTTGTAATTAATCCAACATACTTTGGATTTGCCGCAGATTTGCAACAAATTGTTGAATTAGCCCATTCCTACGAAATACCTGTACTAGTTGATGAAGCTCATGGTGTCCATATCCATTTCCATGATGAATTACCGATGTCAGCGATGCAAGCTGGCGCAGATATGGCTGCAACAAGTGTGCATAAACTAGGTGGCTCTTTAACACAAAGTTCCATTTTAAATGTAAAAGAGGGCCTCGTAAATGTAAAGCATGTCCAATCCATTATTAGCATGCTTACTACAACATCGACTTCTTATATTTTATTAGCTTCCCTCGATGTTGCAAGAAAACGATTGGCAACAGAAGGAAGAGAGCTAATAACAAAAACAATAGAGCTAGCTGAACGTGTTCGTAGTGCTGTCAATCATATTGAACATCTTTATTGTCCTGGAAAAGAAATGTTAGGCACCGACGCAACATTTCGTTACGATCCAACAAAGCTTATCATATCTGTGAAAGACTTAGGAATTACAGGTCATGAAGCCGAATTATGGTTAAGACAACACTATAATATTGAAGTCGAGCTTTCAGACCTATATAACATTCTATGTCTGATTACACTAGGAGACACAGAAGACGAGACAAATGTACTCATTGCAGCTCTACAAGAACTAGCTACAACATTTAAACATCGTGCAGATAAAGGCGTTCAAGTACAAGTAGAAATTCCAGAAATTCCTGTACTAGCTCTTTCTCCACGAGATGCTTTTTATTCAGAAACAGAAGTTATTCCGTTTGAAAATGCTGCTGGCCGCATTATAGCAGATTTTGTAATGGTTTATCCCCCAGGGATTCCAATCTTTACTCCAGGAGAAATTATTACACAAGAAAACTTAGATTATATCCAGAAAAATTTAGAAGCTGGATTACCTGTTCAAGGTCCAGAAGATATGACACTCCAAACATTGCGTGTCATTAAGGAGTTTAAGCCTATCAGTTGA
- a CDS encoding protein-glutamine gamma-glutamyltransferase, which yields MIVIGRSIVHPYIMNENEPFAAEKQQFLSIMTGNQEVYSFRTAAELSFDLNVRMHIITSALELFQSGFQFRTFVTSFCNEEYWQRTALGGFQLRPGVSSSIAIRDIFKNGKMYGTECATAMIIIFYKALLELYDEEMFNHLFANLLLYTWDYDRDLKLITKTAGDIVPGDLVYFKNPQVNPASIEWQGENAIYLGNSFYYGHGVGVKTKEQIIYLLNDRRIPSAFISAYLTDFITRIDSRIMSQYASHTPPQTSLGFIPIRDDAIVATIGHTTTIY from the coding sequence ATGATTGTGATTGGGCGTTCTATTGTACATCCTTATATCATGAATGAAAATGAACCGTTTGCTGCCGAAAAACAACAATTTTTATCGATAATGACCGGAAATCAAGAAGTATACTCCTTTCGAACAGCCGCTGAACTCAGCTTTGATTTAAATGTAAGGATGCATATTATTACCTCTGCATTAGAACTTTTTCAAAGTGGATTTCAGTTCCGTACATTCGTGACATCTTTTTGTAATGAAGAATATTGGCAACGAACAGCACTAGGAGGATTTCAATTGCGTCCCGGTGTATCATCTTCCATTGCAATACGAGATATTTTTAAAAATGGTAAAATGTACGGAACTGAATGTGCAACAGCAATGATTATTATATTTTATAAAGCATTGTTAGAACTATATGATGAAGAAATGTTCAACCATTTATTTGCAAATCTTCTATTATATACATGGGATTATGATCGTGATTTAAAATTAATAACAAAGACAGCTGGAGATATTGTTCCAGGTGATTTAGTCTACTTTAAAAATCCTCAAGTGAATCCTGCTTCTATCGAATGGCAAGGAGAAAATGCAATTTATTTAGGTAACTCTTTTTATTACGGTCATGGAGTTGGTGTAAAAACAAAAGAACAAATCATTTATCTGTTAAATGATAGAAGAATCCCCTCTGCTTTTATTTCAGCCTATTTAACCGATTTTATTACGCGTATAGATAGCCGCATCATGAGCCAATATGCTTCTCATACTCCACCACAAACCTCACTGGGATTTATCCCTATTAGAGACGATGCAATTGTAGCAACTATCGGACATACAACTACTATCTATTAA
- a CDS encoding GapA-binding peptide SR1P gives MGTIVCQDCESTIAYFEEEKTTVLYGKCGSHCECGHEKHVKA, from the coding sequence ATGGGAACAATCGTATGTCAAGATTGTGAAAGTACAATCGCATACTTTGAAGAAGAAAAAACAACAGTACTTTACGGAAAATGTGGATCTCATTGTGAATGTGGCCATGAGAAACATGTAAAAGCTTAA
- a CDS encoding GapA-binding peptide SR1P, whose protein sequence is MGTIVCQDCESTIAHFEDEKVTILYGKCGSCGCGHKEHTKAQ, encoded by the coding sequence ATGGGAACAATCGTATGTCAAGATTGTGAAAGTACAATCGCACACTTCGAAGATGAAAAGGTAACAATACTTTACGGAAAATGTGGATCTTGCGGATGTGGTCACAAGGAACATACAAAGGCCCAGTAG
- a CDS encoding DUF3055 domain-containing protein — protein sequence MFEKLYDEHENVHIRFLGFMTHENRYDFGVIYTNMFFGKPLVVCMQTGRATLLGPDDVENTQHLQEIFKLVSEEEANDLAQFFKFLVPQTSSVHAEHEE from the coding sequence ATGTTCGAGAAATTGTATGATGAACATGAGAATGTCCATATACGCTTTTTAGGGTTTATGACGCATGAAAATCGCTATGATTTTGGAGTTATTTATACAAATATGTTTTTTGGAAAACCACTTGTCGTTTGTATGCAGACGGGGAGAGCAACACTTCTTGGACCAGATGATGTAGAAAATACCCAACATTTACAAGAAATATTTAAATTGGTATCAGAAGAAGAAGCAAATGATTTAGCCCAATTTTTTAAATTTCTTGTTCCGCAAACTTCCTCTGTACATGCTGAGCATGAAGAATGA
- a CDS encoding DUF1885 family protein, whose protein sequence is MQHAFIKLVSKSKKQSVSLDDIKEFFQYYKTITSQTGTQIHYAYADFAFPYEIVDTSDSTLELKSNHERYNCIYVGVDSENDQTFIQISLPSTATFGDKGKANEFFRFLAKKLEGELQLFNGRTMYFYKR, encoded by the coding sequence ATGCAGCATGCCTTTATAAAACTTGTGTCTAAATCTAAAAAACAGTCTGTCTCATTAGATGACATCAAAGAATTTTTCCAATATTATAAAACAATCACTTCACAAACTGGCACGCAAATTCATTACGCATATGCAGACTTTGCCTTTCCTTATGAAATAGTAGATACTTCAGATTCGACGCTAGAACTAAAATCGAATCATGAGCGATATAACTGTATTTATGTAGGAGTTGACTCCGAAAATGACCAAACTTTTATTCAAATTTCTTTGCCTTCTACAGCAACATTCGGAGACAAAGGAAAAGCAAATGAATTTTTCCGTTTTTTAGCAAAAAAATTAGAGGGTGAACTACAACTATTTAATGGAAGAACAATGTATTTTTATAAGCGGTAA
- the lpdA gene encoding dihydrolipoyl dehydrogenase — MVVGDFPIELDTVVVGAGPGGYVAAIRAAQLGQKVAVIEKANLGGVCLNVGCIPSKALINAGHRFEHAKHSDDMGIIAENVTVDFTKVQEWKNGVVKKLTGGVEGLLKGNKVEIIRGEAYFVDANTLRVMTEDAAQTYTFKNAILATGSTPIEIPGFKYSKRVINSTGALSLPEIPKKLVVIGGGYIGMELGTAYANFGTEVTVVEAGDEILAGFEKAMSSVVKRALQKKGNVTIHTKAMAKGVEETENGVKVSFEVKGEVQTVEADYVLVTVGRRPNTQEIGLEQLGIKMTDRGLIEIDEQCRTNVPNIYAIGDIVPGPPLAHKASYEGKVAAEAISGHAAAIDYIGIPAVCFTDPELASVGYTKKQAEEAGMSVAVSKFPFAANGRALSLNSTDGFLQLVTRKEDGLLVGAQVAGAGASDIISELGLAIEAGMTAEDIAQTIHAHPTLGEITMEAAEVALGMPIHIVK, encoded by the coding sequence ATGGTAGTAGGAGATTTCCCAATTGAATTAGATACAGTCGTTGTTGGTGCAGGTCCTGGTGGATATGTTGCAGCAATTCGTGCAGCACAATTAGGTCAAAAGGTAGCAGTTATTGAAAAAGCTAACCTTGGAGGCGTATGCTTAAACGTTGGATGTATTCCTTCTAAAGCGTTAATTAATGCAGGTCATCGTTTTGAGCATGCAAAACATTCTGATGACATGGGTATTATCGCTGAAAATGTAACAGTGGACTTCACAAAAGTTCAAGAATGGAAAAATGGCGTAGTTAAGAAATTAACTGGCGGTGTAGAAGGCCTTCTTAAAGGAAACAAAGTTGAAATCATTCGCGGTGAAGCTTACTTCGTAGATGCAAATACATTACGTGTAATGACTGAAGATGCAGCACAAACTTATACATTCAAAAATGCAATCCTTGCAACTGGTTCTACACCAATTGAAATTCCAGGATTCAAATATTCTAAACGCGTTATCAACTCTACAGGTGCTTTAAGTTTGCCTGAAATTCCTAAAAAACTTGTTGTAATCGGCGGCGGTTACATCGGTATGGAATTAGGTACTGCTTATGCTAACTTCGGTACAGAAGTTACTGTAGTAGAAGCTGGTGACGAAATCTTAGCTGGTTTCGAAAAAGCAATGAGCTCAGTTGTAAAACGTGCTCTTCAGAAAAAAGGAAACGTTACAATCCATACGAAAGCTATGGCTAAAGGCGTTGAAGAAACTGAAAACGGCGTAAAAGTTAGCTTCGAAGTAAAAGGCGAAGTACAAACTGTAGAAGCAGATTACGTATTAGTAACTGTAGGTCGTCGTCCAAATACTCAAGAAATCGGTCTTGAGCAACTTGGAATTAAAATGACTGATCGCGGTCTAATCGAAATCGATGAGCAATGCCGTACAAATGTACCAAACATCTATGCAATCGGTGATATCGTTCCTGGACCACCATTAGCGCACAAAGCTTCTTACGAAGGTAAAGTAGCAGCTGAAGCTATTAGTGGTCATGCAGCAGCAATCGATTACATTGGAATTCCAGCAGTATGCTTCACTGATCCAGAATTAGCATCTGTTGGTTATACGAAGAAACAAGCAGAAGAAGCTGGAATGAGCGTAGCTGTATCTAAATTCCCATTCGCTGCAAACGGTCGTGCATTATCATTAAACAGCACAGACGGTTTCTTACAACTTGTAACACGTAAAGAAGATGGTCTTCTTGTAGGTGCACAAGTTGCAGGTGCAGGTGCTTCTGATATTATCTCTGAGTTAGGACTTGCTATCGAAGCGGGTATGACAGCAGAAGATATTGCACAAACAATCCATGCTCACCCAACATTAGGTGAAATTACAATGGAAGCAGCAGAAGTTGCTCTTGGAATGCCAATTCACATTGTAAAATAA
- a CDS encoding dihydrolipoamide acetyltransferase family protein gives MAFEFKLPDIGEGIHEGEIVKWFIKPGDEVNEDDVLLEVQNDKAVVEIPSPVKGKVLEVLVEEGTVAVVGDVLVKFDAPGYENLKFKGDEHDDAPKAEEAKEEAPAAATPVAETTNERVIAMPSVRKYAREKGVDIHKVAGSGKNGRVVKADIDSFVNGGQAATTEAAAEAPAAQEEAPKAQPIPAGEYPETREKMSGIRKAIAKAMVNSKHTAPHVTLMDEVDVTELVAHRKKFKAVAADKGIKLTYLPYVVKALTSALREFPMLNTSLDDATQEIVHKHYFNIGIAADTDKGLLVPVVKDADRKSIFAISSEINELATKAREGRLAPAEMKGASCTITNIGSAGGQWFTPVINHPEVAILGIGRIAEKPVVKNGEIVAAPVLALSLSFDHRLIDGATAQKALNQIKRLLNDPQLLVMEA, from the coding sequence GTGGCATTTGAATTTAAACTACCAGATATCGGTGAAGGTATCCACGAAGGTGAAATCGTAAAATGGTTTATTAAACCAGGCGATGAAGTAAACGAAGACGACGTACTTCTTGAAGTACAAAATGATAAAGCAGTAGTAGAAATCCCTTCTCCTGTAAAAGGTAAAGTACTTGAAGTACTTGTAGAAGAAGGAACAGTTGCAGTAGTAGGAGATGTTCTTGTTAAATTTGATGCTCCTGGTTACGAAAACCTTAAATTTAAAGGTGACGAGCATGACGATGCTCCAAAAGCTGAGGAAGCAAAAGAAGAAGCTCCAGCAGCAGCTACTCCAGTAGCAGAAACAACAAATGAACGCGTAATCGCTATGCCATCTGTTCGTAAATATGCTCGTGAAAAAGGTGTAGACATCCATAAAGTGGCAGGATCTGGTAAAAACGGTCGCGTTGTAAAAGCTGACATTGATTCATTTGTAAATGGTGGACAAGCAGCGACTACTGAAGCTGCAGCAGAAGCTCCAGCAGCTCAAGAAGAAGCGCCAAAAGCACAACCAATCCCAGCTGGTGAATACCCAGAAACTCGCGAGAAAATGAGCGGTATCCGTAAAGCGATTGCGAAAGCAATGGTTAACTCTAAACATACAGCTCCTCACGTAACATTAATGGACGAAGTAGATGTAACAGAGCTTGTTGCTCATCGTAAGAAATTCAAAGCTGTTGCAGCTGACAAAGGTATTAAATTAACTTACCTTCCATATGTTGTAAAAGCTTTAACATCTGCATTACGTGAATTCCCAATGTTGAACACTTCTTTAGATGATGCAACTCAAGAAATTGTTCATAAACATTACTTCAATATTGGTATCGCAGCTGATACTGATAAAGGTCTTTTAGTACCAGTTGTTAAAGATGCTGATCGCAAGTCTATCTTTGCTATCTCTAGTGAGATTAATGAGCTTGCTACAAAAGCGCGTGAAGGTCGCTTAGCTCCTGCTGAAATGAAAGGTGCTTCTTGCACAATCACAAACATTGGTTCTGCTGGTGGACAATGGTTCACTCCAGTTATCAATCACCCAGAAGTAGCAATCCTTGGTATTGGTCGCATCGCTGAAAAACCAGTTGTGAAAAATGGTGAGATCGTTGCAGCTCCAGTATTAGCATTATCTCTAAGCTTTGACCATCGTTTAATTGACGGTGCAACTGCTCAAAAAGCATTAAACCAAATTAAACGTCTATTAAACGACCCACAATTATTAGTAATGGAGGCGTAA
- the pdhB gene encoding pyruvate dehydrogenase complex E1 component subunit beta codes for MAQMTMIQAITDALRVEMKNDPNVLVFGEDVGVNGGVFRATEGLQAEFGEDRVMDTPLAESGIGGLAIGLALQGFRPVPEIQFFGFVYEVMDSISGQMARMRYRSGGRWNAPITVRSPFGGGVHTPELHADSLEGLVAQQPGLKVVIPSTPYDAKGLLISAIRDNDPVIYLEHMKLYRSFRQEVPEGEYTIELGKAEVKREGKDVSVFAYGAMVHAALKAAEELEKEGISLEVVDLRTVQPLDIETIIASVEKTGRAIVVQEAQKQAGIAANVVAEINDRAILSLEAPVLRVAAADTVFPFSQAESVWLPNHKDIVEAAKKVMNF; via the coding sequence ATGGCTCAAATGACAATGATTCAAGCAATCACTGATGCTTTACGCGTTGAAATGAAAAATGATCCTAACGTACTTGTTTTTGGTGAAGACGTTGGTGTAAACGGCGGTGTATTCCGTGCTACTGAAGGCTTGCAAGCTGAATTTGGCGAAGACCGTGTAATGGATACTCCACTTGCAGAATCTGGTATTGGTGGACTTGCAATTGGTTTAGCACTTCAAGGCTTCCGTCCAGTTCCAGAAATTCAATTCTTCGGTTTCGTTTACGAAGTAATGGATTCAATCTCTGGTCAAATGGCTCGTATGCGTTATCGTTCTGGTGGACGTTGGAATGCTCCAATCACAGTTCGTTCTCCATTCGGTGGTGGCGTTCATACTCCAGAATTACACGCTGATAGCTTAGAAGGTTTAGTGGCACAACAACCAGGTTTAAAAGTTGTTATCCCATCTACTCCATACGATGCAAAAGGTCTTTTAATTTCTGCGATTCGTGACAACGATCCAGTTATTTACCTAGAGCATATGAAATTATATCGTTCATTCCGCCAAGAAGTACCAGAAGGCGAATACACAATTGAATTAGGAAAAGCTGAGGTAAAACGCGAAGGTAAAGATGTATCTGTTTTTGCGTACGGTGCTATGGTACATGCTGCGTTAAAAGCTGCTGAAGAGCTTGAAAAAGAAGGTATCTCTTTAGAGGTTGTTGACTTACGTACAGTTCAGCCATTAGACATCGAAACAATCATTGCATCTGTTGAGAAAACAGGCCGTGCAATCGTTGTCCAAGAAGCTCAAAAACAAGCTGGTATTGCAGCAAACGTTGTAGCGGAAATTAATGACCGCGCAATCTTAAGCTTAGAAGCTCCAGTTCTACGTGTTGCAGCTGCTGATACAGTATTCCCATTCTCTCAAGCTGAGAGCGTATGGTTACCAAACCATAAAGATATTGTTGAAGCTGCTAAAAAAGTAATGAACTTCTAA
- the pdhA gene encoding pyruvate dehydrogenase E1 component subunit alpha — translation MGTKTKKTLFNVDEQMKAIAAQFETLQILNEKGEVVNEAAMPNLTDDQLKELMRRMVYTRVLDQRSISLNRQGRLGFYAPTAGQEASQLASHFALEAEDFILPGYRDVPQLVWHGLPLYQAFLFSRGHFMGNQMPENVNALPPQIIIGAQIIQTAGVALGMKLRGKKSVAITYTGDGGASQGDFYEGMNFAGAFKAPAIFVVQNNRYAISTPVEKQSAAKTVAQKAVAAGIYGIQVDGMDPLAVYAATAFARERAVNGEGPTLIETLTFRYGPHTMAGDDPTRYRTKDIENEWEQKDPIVRFRAFLENKGLWSQEEEEKVIEEAKEDIKQAIAKADQAPKQKVTDLMEIMYEEMPYNLAEQYEIYKEKESK, via the coding sequence ATGGGTACTAAAACAAAAAAGACCCTATTTAATGTTGATGAGCAAATGAAAGCTATCGCAGCTCAATTTGAAACATTACAAATTTTAAATGAAAAAGGCGAAGTTGTGAATGAAGCAGCAATGCCTAATTTAACTGATGATCAATTAAAAGAATTAATGCGCCGCATGGTGTATACTCGCGTACTAGATCAACGTTCTATTTCTTTAAACCGTCAAGGACGTTTAGGTTTCTATGCACCAACAGCTGGACAAGAAGCTTCTCAATTAGCGAGTCATTTTGCACTTGAAGCAGAAGACTTTATTTTACCGGGATATCGTGACGTTCCACAATTAGTATGGCACGGTCTACCATTATACCAAGCATTCTTATTCTCTCGTGGACATTTCATGGGTAACCAAATGCCAGAGAATGTAAATGCACTTCCTCCACAAATTATTATCGGTGCGCAAATTATCCAAACTGCTGGTGTTGCGTTAGGTATGAAATTACGTGGTAAAAAATCTGTTGCAATTACTTACACTGGTGATGGCGGTGCATCTCAAGGTGACTTCTATGAAGGTATGAACTTTGCAGGTGCGTTCAAAGCTCCAGCAATCTTTGTTGTTCAAAACAACCGTTATGCAATCTCTACTCCAGTAGAAAAACAATCTGCAGCAAAAACTGTAGCTCAAAAAGCAGTAGCAGCAGGTATTTATGGAATTCAAGTAGACGGTATGGACCCATTAGCTGTATACGCAGCAACTGCTTTTGCTCGTGAGCGCGCAGTAAATGGTGAAGGTCCTACTTTAATCGAGACTTTAACATTCCGTTATGGTCCACATACAATGGCTGGTGATGACCCAACTCGTTACCGCACAAAAGATATTGAAAATGAATGGGAACAAAAAGACCCAATCGTACGCTTCCGTGCATTCTTAGAAAATAAAGGCCTATGGTCTCAAGAAGAAGAAGAAAAAGTAATCGAAGAAGCAAAAGAAGATATCAAACAAGCTATTGCTAAGGCTGACCAAGCTCCAAAACAAAAAGTAACTGATTTAATGGAAATCATGTACGAAGAAATGCCTTACAACTTAGCTGAACAATATGAAATTTACAAAGAAAAGGAGTCGAAGTAA
- a CDS encoding YjcZ family sporulation protein, with the protein MYGYTYCYPTCSYPSYGYGGSCGGSGRGFALIVVLFILLIIVGAACIR; encoded by the coding sequence ATGTACGGATACACATATTGTTATCCAACTTGCTCATACCCTTCTTACGGCTACGGCGGTTCTTGCGGCGGATCTGGACGCGGTTTTGCTTTAATCGTTGTATTGTTTATCCTTTTAATTATCGTTGGTGCTGCTTGTATTCGTTAA
- the def gene encoding peptide deformylase: MLTMNDVIREGNPILRTVAEEVQLPASEEDTQTLKEMIEFVINSQNPEMVEKYNLRPGIGLAAPQIGISKRMIAIHVTDTNETLYSYALFNPKIISHSVERTYLPAGEGCLSVDREVPGYVPRYARITVKATTVDGEEVKLRLKGLPAIVFQHEIDHLNGVMFYDHINQDNPFAVPENAKPLER; this comes from the coding sequence ATGCTTACAATGAACGATGTAATTCGTGAAGGAAATCCGATTCTCAGAACAGTAGCAGAAGAAGTACAGCTGCCAGCTAGCGAAGAAGATACACAGACACTAAAAGAAATGATTGAGTTTGTCATAAACAGTCAAAACCCGGAAATGGTTGAAAAATATAATTTGCGCCCAGGGATTGGATTAGCGGCTCCACAAATTGGTATTTCGAAAAGAATGATTGCGATTCATGTTACGGATACAAATGAAACATTATATAGCTATGCATTGTTCAATCCAAAAATCATTAGTCATTCCGTTGAACGTACATACTTACCAGCTGGCGAAGGGTGTTTATCTGTTGATCGTGAAGTACCTGGATATGTTCCTCGCTATGCAAGAATTACAGTGAAAGCAACAACTGTTGATGGAGAAGAAGTAAAATTACGGTTAAAAGGCTTACCAGCGATTGTCTTCCAACATGAAATCGATCATTTAAATGGCGTCATGTTCTATGATCATATTAATCAAGATAATCCTTTTGCTGTTCCTGAAAACGCAAAACCTCTTGAACGCTAA
- a CDS encoding Cof-type HAD-IIB family hydrolase, with protein MNDKIVFFDIDGTLLDHDKKIPQSTREAVRTLQEKGVHVAIATGRAPFMFEDIRHELNIHNYVSFNGQYVVFEDEVIFKNPLRSETLRKFTTFAKQEGYPLVYLDDQDMKATVEYHDYVKEGFGSLQFEHPVYEPNFHENRDIYQTLVFCQAGEEEKFIHDYPDFHFIRWHAYSMDIIPNGGSKAKGIEKFIEKLGFQREQVYAFGDGLNDLEMIEAVGTGIVMGNGHEELKKLANYVTKDVSEGGIHHGLQWAGLI; from the coding sequence ATGAATGATAAAATTGTCTTTTTTGATATTGATGGAACATTGTTAGATCATGATAAAAAAATTCCGCAATCTACAAGAGAAGCAGTGCGTACTTTACAAGAAAAGGGAGTCCATGTAGCAATTGCAACGGGACGTGCTCCGTTTATGTTTGAAGATATCCGTCATGAGCTCAATATTCATAATTATGTTAGTTTTAATGGTCAATATGTTGTATTTGAGGATGAGGTCATCTTTAAAAATCCACTACGCTCAGAAACGCTTCGTAAATTTACAACATTTGCAAAACAAGAAGGGTATCCACTTGTTTATTTAGACGATCAAGATATGAAAGCAACGGTAGAATATCATGATTATGTAAAAGAAGGTTTTGGGAGTTTGCAATTTGAACACCCAGTATATGAGCCTAATTTTCATGAAAATCGTGATATTTATCAAACGCTTGTTTTCTGCCAAGCAGGTGAAGAAGAAAAGTTTATTCATGATTATCCAGATTTTCATTTTATTCGTTGGCACGCATATTCAATGGATATTATTCCTAATGGAGGTTCAAAAGCGAAAGGAATCGAAAAGTTTATTGAGAAATTAGGATTTCAGAGAGAACAAGTGTATGCTTTTGGGGATGGACTGAATGATTTAGAAATGATTGAAGCAGTTGGAACAGGAATTGTAATGGGAAATGGTCATGAAGAGCTGAAGAAACTTGCAAATTATGTAACAAAAGATGTGAGTGAAGGCGGGATTCATCATGGGTTACAGTGGGCTGGTTTAATTTAA
- a CDS encoding DNA-dependent RNA polymerase subunit epsilon, which translates to MIFKVFYQEKMTEVPVRENTKVLYLEADSERDVRAKLKKFAYNIEFVQSVTGAHLEYEKQNADLKLTEIV; encoded by the coding sequence ATGATTTTTAAAGTATTTTATCAAGAAAAAATGACTGAGGTTCCAGTACGTGAAAATACAAAAGTTCTATATTTAGAGGCTGACTCTGAAAGAGACGTTCGTGCAAAATTAAAAAAGTTCGCATATAACATTGAGTTTGTTCAGTCAGTGACTGGCGCTCATCTTGAATACGAAAAGCAAAATGCTGATTTAAAACTAACGGAGATCGTATAA